The Carcharodon carcharias isolate sCarCar2 chromosome 2, sCarCar2.pri, whole genome shotgun sequence genomic sequence atttcctcccccccccccccccaaccccggcggctttccacagggattgttccctccgtgacaccttggtccacttctccatcagcccctgcaccctcccacagccccttcccatgcaaccgcagaaggtgcaacatctgcccctttacttcccccctcctcaccgtccaaggacccaaacactccttgcaagtgaagcagcatttcacttgcacttccctcaatttagtctactgcattcactgctcccagtgtggtttcctctacattggagagaccaaacgcagactgggtgaccgcttcatggaacaccttcggtctgtccaccagcacacccagacctccctgtcgcttgccattttaacacaccaccctgctgtcatgcccacatctctgtacttggcctgctgtaatgttcccatgaagctcaacgcaaactggaggaacagcacctcgtcttccgactaggcactttatagtcttccagacttaatattgagttcaacaatttcagattgtgaactctctcctccatccccaccccctttctgatttcccccccccccgcctttccaataatttataattttttttacaactatatttttttcttttccctcctattttaaaatttattttgatctattgtttcatctccaccttttagcccatttcgatcccttccccccccccaccccacccgcactagggctatctgccactagcttgtcctgcttgcttcccttaatgtccctattagcacatcctttaaataatatcatcaccgtcaacacccctttgtcctttggtgtgtgacatctttggcagtttcTTCTGGGCcttcacctatcgctggcccttaTCGAGCTCTCCGGTCCCACCCCCTtctaacagcttatatttcatctcatttctatatgtcttagttctgatgaaacgtcaactgtgtacccctccacagatgccgttagagctgctgagtttttccaggtatttttgtttttgttccacaaTACACCTGtgtgaaaaacatccattaaccactaaaataaaaacaaaatactgtggatgctggaaatctgaaataaaaacaaagtgctggaaacactccgcaggcctgacagcatctgtggagacagaaatagTTCATGTTTAGAGTCCAACGTTAATCATCTTCGGTAGCCATCTCTGCTTCAACCAGGAAGATGGCGAAGCGCACCAAGAAGGTGGGGATTATGGGGACATATGGAACCCATTATGGAGCCTCACTCTTTAAGATGTTGAAAAAGATTGAGATCAGCCAACACGCCAAATACACCTGCACCTTCTGTGGGAAAACAAAGATGAAGCGGAGGGCAGTCGATATCTGGCATTGTGGATCTCGCATGAAAACAGTGTCTGGAGGAGCTTGGGCCTACACCACCACTTCTGCCATTACAATAAAGTCTGCAATTCGCTATCTGCAGGAGCTGAAGGATCAGCTTGCTCTGGCTGTGGAGACTGACCTCTTCCAGAAGTTTGTGTTCTCAAACTTGTTAATAAAACGTTAAATGAAAAAAAAGACTCCTCTTCAGAACTCCgttaaccattactctgtttcctgtcactcagccaattttgtatccatgtttctATTGTTTTTAGtctatgagctctaactttgctcacaaatctgttgcgtggcgctttatcaaatgcctttaggaaaaccacgtacaccacatcaacagcattaccatcatcaaacttctctgttacttcatcaaaaaagctcccaagttagttaaacactatttgcccttaacaaatctgtgacGGTTTTCCTTAATTTTGTC encodes the following:
- the LOC121269209 gene encoding 60S ribosomal protein L37a-like, whose translation is MAKRTKKVGIMGTYGTHYGASLFKMLKKIEISQHAKYTCTFCGKTKMKRRAVDIWHCGSRMKTVSGGAWAYTTTSAITIKSAIRYLQELKDQLALAVETDLFQKFVFSNLLIKR